The window CTGGCGGTCGCTGCGATCCTCGACGGAGCATCGCGGGAAGAGGCGGCGAAAGCTGGTGGTATGGACCGCCAGACGCTGCGGGACTGGGTGATCCGCTTCAACGAACAGGGACCGGACGGTCTGATAAACATTGCTTCCCCAGGTGCTCCCGCCAAGCTCGACGAGGAGCACAAGGCATTTCTGGCCCGGATCGTAGATGAAGGCCCAACCCCCGCAATCCATGGTGTCGTGCGCTGGCGGGCCTGCGATCTGATCATGCGGCTATACGAGGAGTTTGCGCTCTCGGTATCGGACGACACCATCTACCGGGCCATGAAAGAACTGGGCTTTTCGCATGTGAGTGCGAGGCCGAAGGCCTACAAGCAAGACGCGGAGGCGATGGACGCGTTTAAAAAAACTTTTCCGCACGCGTCGCCGAAATCCGCAAGGAGCTCGCACCGAGCACATCGGTAGAAGTGTGGTTCCAAGACGAGATGCGGGTTGGCCAAAAGAACAAGATCACCTACCGCTGGGCCAGGACGGGTTCACGTCCGCGAGCCGATCACGATCAACGCACCCAATCGGCCTATCTGTTCGGTGCAGTCTGCCCCGAACGCGGAACTGGCGCAGCCCTCGTGCTGCCGGCGTGCAACACCCAAGCCATGCAGCTTCACCTCGACGAAATCGCAACCGAAGTCGCCCCCGGCGCTCACGCCATTCTCATCCTCGATCAAGCCGGATGGCATGGCGCAAAAGACCTCAGGGTTCCACGCAATA is drawn from Candidatus Saccharimonadia bacterium and contains these coding sequences:
- a CDS encoding IS630 family transposase (programmed frameshift), which gives rise to MGRAIAVKTDYSGAEVRRLAKRTKDAAQARRLLAVAAILDGASREEAAKAGGMDRQTLRDWVIRFNEQGPDGLINIASPGAPAKLDEEHKAFLARIVDEGPTPAIHGVVRWRACDLIMRLYEEFALSVSDDTIYRAMKELGFSHVSARPKAYKQDAEAMDAFKKTFPHGVAEIRKELAPSTSVEVWFQDEMRVGQKNKITYRWARTGSRPRADHDQRTQSAYLFGAVCPERGTGAALVLPACNTQAMQLHLDEIATEVAPGAHAILILDQAGWHGAKDLRVPRNISLLPLPPRSPELNPQENIWQFMRQNWLSNRVFKSFDDILDHCCYAWRTLIDQPWKIMSIARRDWAAVGQSI